From Cannabis sativa cultivar Pink pepper isolate KNU-18-1 chromosome 8, ASM2916894v1, whole genome shotgun sequence, a single genomic window includes:
- the LOC133030168 gene encoding uncharacterized protein LOC133030168 encodes MAGLKAVAKFQQSSALIPYDPQSTTSANVDLAAELNVVVDNLVNVDEITPPVERRIPKPGLHLQSPYAQQLSSSSKAAVVKSKVKGLCALDHSVVDDVNDEDEKAFDAWFKSGLLKRPTYVTFMFISILVVYKIYFFYTCDFLLIFLFVFLFIGRI; translated from the exons ATGGCTGGTTTGAAAGCTGTTGCAAAATTTcag CAATCATCTGCTTTGATTCCATATGATCCACAATCAACTACTTCTGCTAATGTG GATTTGGCGGCTGAGCTTAATGTTGTCGTTGATAATTTAGTTAATGTTGATGAGATCACTCCTCCTGTTGAGAGGAGAATACCAAAGCCTGGCTTACATTTGCAGTCTCCTTATGCACAACAGTTGAGTTCATCATCTAAGGCTGCTGTTGTTAAAAGTAAGGTTAAAGGTTTATGTGCTTTGGATCATTCTGTTGTAGACGATGTCAATGATGAAGATGAGAAAGCCTTTGATGCTTGGTTCAAATCTGGTTTGCTTAAGAGACCCAcgtatgttacttttatgtttatTTCTATCTTAGTTGTCtataagatttattttttttatacatgtgattttctattaatatttttgtttgtttttctgtttaTAGGAAGAATTTGA
- the LOC115718915 gene encoding uncharacterized protein LOC115718915, with translation MWFHSLLHCDQFLSDSHMDVIFYYLRKKAKYSTATNMKITTRDCYFNSSIRSLHEKYVSMNEQMSLVHPKHQIAHFIKGKRLRCGTRWSQADHVLLLVHIKTVSHWVMGRLDMKSRIIYLYNSLRTPKYAAASLLALEPYSVMLPLFFSLLGVYDELPYTLPASVNPVAPFPIVNAEVLPEQVDNDCGAFVAAFAEYFIEGKNIPADFDVEEYRLRLSVLLYKFGLMKQIDNVESEPESPPKSPKKTKAKAKGKAGAKAK, from the exons ATGTGGTTTCACTCGTTGCTTCATTGTGATCAGTTTCTTAGTGATTCT cATATGGatgtgattttttattatttgagaAAGAAGGCTAAGTATTCTACTGCAACAAACATGAAGATCACAACTAGAGATTGCTATTTCAATAGTAGCATCAGGTCATTGCATGAGAAGTATGTGAGTATGAATGAACAAATGTCTCTTGTTCATCCCAAGCATCAAATTGCTCATTTCATAAAGGGTAAACGTCTTCGATGTGGTACACGTTGGAGTCAGGCTGACCATGTGTTGTTATTGGTGCACATAAAGACTGTTAGTCATTGGGTTATGGGTAGGCTTGACATGAAGTCTAgaattatatatttgtataattctCTAAGGACACCGAAGTATGCGGCTGCTTCTTTGCTTGCTTTGGAACCTTATTCTGTCATGTTGCCATTGTTTTTCTCTTTGCTGGGTGTTTATGATGAGCTTCCTTATACCTTACCAGCATCTGTGAATCCTGTTGCACCTTTCCCTATTGTCAATGCTGAAGTACTTCCTGAACAAGTGGATAA TGATTGTGGTGCGTTTGTTGCTGCTTTCGCTGAGTATTTCATTGAGGGAAAGAATATTCCAGCTGACTTCGATGTTGAGGAGTATCGCCTTAGGCTTTCTGTGTTGCTATACAAGTTTGGACTTATGAAACAGATTGACAATGTTGAAAGTGAGCCGGAAAGCCCACCTAAATCTCCAAAGAAGACGAAGGCAAAAGCTAAAGGGAAAGCGGGGGCAAAAGCGAAGTGA
- the LOC115700082 gene encoding uncharacterized protein LOC115700082: protein MASILVLVQSNGHWDENNQYTGFEATGICIQKNCKYAELVDRLMKKHNCNRNSKVDKENEVHMLEYGSQSGGTPTHQQQENQKADNDEFDFLDYAKIIAAEMMAQLTRRTKDEQESNDEEALVITDKHHPEIEKGQMYKDKETLKNVLSYFAIKQQFQYKVKKSCTKEFQIKCLDKDCKWSLRASRNGTTENFVIRKYNEKHTCSLSIRFGDQRKASAKIIGDCVKYKFLNIKTTATPTNIRFEMNDKYGIQMNYMKAWRSREHALNIVRGKAKESYQLLPSYFYMLQKTNPGSVVHIKTEENNNFLFCFIALNASLKAWEKCRPIIVVDGTFLKATYGGTLLTASAQDAASKIFPLASCVADSENDLSWEWFFEKLRATFGVRQEQCVISGRHESIIKAAQQVFPEIQHGYCVYHLLNNLKTTFKKNARFFEKPFSRAAKAYTAKNFEYHMRELDALDRRVRPYLQKIGYDKWSRLYSKHKRYSTMTSNVAESLNAANLAARELPITTLMEALRTLIQEWTCKNRKMAQGTFTKLTPVAEMKMKGNYKTALKLKVRASNEHIFEVYKVKRSRVVNLEQKTCTCNRFQIDEMPCAHALAVMKEMYLDPQNYCSDYYSTKNWLETYEATVYPVGKQSNWDIPQEIKDIEILPPLERVKAGRPKKKRTRPSWETKTQIKCTKCGR, encoded by the exons ATGGCATCAATACTTGTACTAGTTCAAAGCAATGGACATTGGGATGAGAACAACCAGTACACTGGTTTTGAAGCTACTGGGATATGCATCCAAAAAAATTGCAAGTATGCAGAACTAGTGGACAGACTGATGAAAAAACATAACTGCAACAGAAATTCAA AGGTTGACAAAGAAAATGAAGTCCACATGCTTGAATATGGGAGTCAATCAGGGGGAACACCAACACATCAACAACAAGAAAACCAAAAAGCAGATAATGATGAATTTGACTTTCTTGACTATGCTAAGATAATTGCTGCAGAAATGATGGCTCAACTAACAAGACGGACAAAGGATGAACAAGAAAGCAACGATGAAGAAGCACTTGTCATCACAGATAAACATCATCCAGAAATTGAGAAAGGGCAAATGTACAAAGATAAGGAAACTTTGAAGAACGTACTCAGCTACTTTGCAATAAAACAACAATTTCAGTACAAGGTGAAAAAATCTTGCACAAaggaatttcaaattaagtgttTGGATAAAGATTGCAAATGGTCACTAAGAGCTTCAAGGAATGGGACAACAGAGAATTTCGTAATAAGAAAATACAATGAAAAACACACTTGCTCACTAAGCATTAGATTTGGAGATCAAAGGAAAGCATCAGCAAAAATAATAGGGGACTGTGTTAAATACAAGTTTTTGAACATAAAGACAACAGCTACACCAACAAATATCAGATTTGAGATGAATGACAAATATGGGATACAAATGAATTACATGAAGGCATGGAGGAGTAGGGAACATGCTCTAAACATAGTTAGAGGAAAAGCAAAGGAGTCTTATCAGTTGCTGCCTAGCTATTTCTATATGCTCCAAAAAACAAACCCAGGTTCTGTAGTGCACATTAAAACTGAAGAAAACAACAACTTCTTGTTTTGCTTCATTGCTCTAAATGCTTCACTGAAAGCATGGGAAAAATGCAGACCTATAATAGTAGTCGATGGAACATTTCTTAAAGCTACATATGGGGGAACACTACTAACAGCTAGTGCACAAGATGCAGCAAGTAAAATATTCCCATTAGCTTCTTGTGTGGCAGATTCAGAAAATGATCTATCATGGGAATGGTTCTTTGAAAAATTAAGAGCAACATTTGGTGTTAGACAAGAACAGTGTGTTATATCTGGTAGACATGAAAGTATAATAAAAGCAGCTCAACAAGTCTTCCCTGAAATACAACATGGATATTGTGTGTACCACCTACTCAACAACCTGAAAACAACATTCAAGAAAAATGCAAGGTTCTTCGAAAAGCCATTTTCTCGTGCAGCCAAGGCATACACTGCTAAAAATTTTGAATATCATATGAGAGAGCTCGATGCCTTAGACAGACGAGTCCGACCTTATCTACAAAAAATTGGATATGATAAATGGTCAAGGTTGTATTCCAAACACAAAAGATACAGTACAATGACATCCAATGTTGCTGAATCATTGAATGCAGCAAACTTGGCAGCTAGAGAACTCCCAATAACAACACTAATGGAAGCTTTGAGGACCTTAATCCAGGAATGGACATGCAAAAACAGGAAAATGGCACAAGGAACATTCACAAAATTGACTCCAGTTGCAGAGATGAAGATGAAGGGCAACTACAAAACTGCTTTGAAATTAAAG GTTAGAGCATCAAATGAACACATATTTGAAGTGTACAAAGTAAAAAGATCACGGGTTGTGAATCTAGAACAAAAAACATGCACATGCAACAGGTTTCAAATAGATGAAATGCCATGTGCGCATGCCTTAGCAGTGATGAAAGAGATGTATCTTGACCCACAAAATTACTGTTCAGATTACTACAGTACAAAGAACTGGCTGGAAACCTATGAAGCAACTGTATATCCAGTAGGAAAGCAAAGCAATTGGGACATTCCACAAGAAATCAAGGATATTGAAATATTGCCACCACTTGAAAGGGTGAAAGCGGGAAGaccaaagaagaaaagaacaaGACCTAGTTGGGAGACCAAGACACAAATCAAATGCACCAAATGTGGAAGATAA